The following nucleotide sequence is from Selenihalanaerobacter shriftii.
TAAGTATAATATCTATGATGAAGTAACTAAAGCAGACTTAGTAATTGGTGGAGTCTTAATTCCAGGCGCTAAAGCTCCTCACTTAGTAACTGAAGATATGATTAAAGATATGAAAGAAGGAGCAGTTATTGCTGACGTAGCTATTGATCAAGGTGGTTGTGTAGAAACAACTTATCCAACTACTCATGATGATCCGGTATTTACTAAGCATGGAGTAGTTCATTACTCAGTAGCTAACATGCCAGGAGCTGTAGCTAGAACTTCTACTTATGCTTTAACTAATGTAACTTTACCTTATGCAGTACAGATTGCTAATAAAGGATATAAGAAATCATTATTAGATGATAAAGCATTACTTAAGGGATTAAACGTTTATGAAGGTAAGGTAACTTATAAAGCAGTAGCTGAAGCATTTGATTTAGAATATCATGATGCTAAAGAGTTATTAACCAAGTAAATAAATGGTTTGATTACAAAAAGTAAAGGCGGGATGATAAATAGATTATCTCGCCTTATATAAACTATAGGAGGGGAAACGGTATGGAGAA
It contains:
- a CDS encoding alanine dehydrogenase, whose product is KYNIYDEVTKADLVIGGVLIPGAKAPHLVTEDMIKDMKEGAVIADVAIDQGGCVETTYPTTHDDPVFTKHGVVHYSVANMPGAVARTSTYALTNVTLPYAVQIANKGYKKSLLDDKALLKGLNVYEGKVTYKAVAEAFDLEYHDAKELLTK